GTATGCAATGCAAATAGCGCGCCGCGGCGCCGTGCTTTTCGGTAGCATGGATTGCCCATACATTCGGTTTTTTTCTGCGATGGAGACCCAATCCTTACCCGCCGCGTCCTGCCTCGACGACGTGTTCATTACGGCGGAGCTGGAACGGCGTCCGCGCCGGACGCCCGATCACGCGGCCGAGAACCGCGCCATGGTCGCGCTCGCCCGCCAACTGGCCGCCGATCCCCATGGCGTCCCGCAAAAACTGGCCGAGCTCGTGCTGGAGCTGTGCGACGCCGACTCGGCCGGGATCAGCCTGCTCGAGGAATACGACGGCCGCCGCATCTTCCGCTGGCAGGCGGCCGCCGGGCTGTTCGCGGACCACCTGGGTGGCACGATCGCTTTCGAGCGGAGCCCCTGCGGCGTCGTAGTCAACCGCAATCAAACCATGCTGATGCGGTACGGCGAGCGCTGTTTCGAAGCGATGGCCGGTTTCGACCCGCCGATGATCGAAACCCTGCTCGTGCCGTGGGCCGCCGAGGGGCGCGTGCTGGGGACCGTGTGGGTGATCAGCCACCGGGAAGAGCACCGGTTCGATGCCGAGGATGCGCGCGTGTTGCGCAACCTGGCCGATTTCGCGGCCGCCGCGTACCAGGCCATCGTCACGCTCGAAGAAGCGTCCGAGGTCCGGCGCGAGCTGATGCAGGCGGCGGAGGAGCGCACGCGCGTGCTGGCGGGACATAACCGCATGCTCGAACATGAGATCGCCCAGCGGCGCCAGGCCGAGGAAGCATTGCGCGCCAGCGAGCAGCGCTACTGCGATCTGATCGGCGCGATTCCGGCTGGCGTCGTCGCGTGCGACGCGGCGGGGGCGGTCGTGTTCCACAACGCCTGCGCCGACCGGCTGTGCGGTGGTCCGCCCGGCGAGACGCCGGCCTGCTGGGGCCACGAAGCGTGCGCCGCGAACGGTCACCGGCTCGCCAATTTCACGGCACCGCTGCACGAGGTGCTGGCCGGCGGCCAGCCCGTCGTCGACCGCGAACTGGCCATCGAGCGGCCGGACGGCAGCCGCATCGACGTGCTGCTCAACATCACGCCGCTGCGCGACCACGCGGGCAGGGTCGCGGGCGCCGTCAACATCGTGCAGGACATCACGGCGCGCAAACGCATCGAGAACGACTTGCGGGTGTCGGAGCAGCGCTTTCGCACGCTGGCGAACACGGTGCCGGTGCTGATCTGGCAGAACGACGAGCAGGGGCGCTGCATGTTCGTCAACCGGTACTACCTCGACTTCACCGGCAAGGCGTTCGAGGACGTGATGGGCGTGCGCTGGCACGAGCTGGTGCATCCGGACGACGCGCCCGCCTACATCGCCGACTACCTGGATGCCGTGCGCATGCGCCGGCCCTGGCGCAACCTCGACCGCCTGCTGCGCCGCGACGGCCAGTGGCGCTGGTTCGACAATTACGCGCAGCCGCTGTTCGCGCCGGACGGCAGCTATGTGGGCCATGTCGGCGCGTCGCTCGACATCACCGATGCCGTGCTGGCCGAGCAGGCCTTGAAGGAGACCGACCGCCGCAAGGACGAATTCCTGGCCGTGCTGGCGCACGAGCTGCGCAACCCGCTCGCGCCGATCAGCAACGCCGTGCACCTGCTGCGCCATCCGGACGGGCGCCGCCGCGCCGACCGCCTGGTCGAGATGCTGGGCCGCCAGGTGCGCCAGATGATCAAGCTCGTCGACGACCTGCTGGAGATCTCGCGCATCACGCGCGACAAGATCGAGCTGCATCGGCAACCGCTGCTGCTGGCCGACGTCGTGCACGGTGCCGTCGAGACGAGCCGCCCGCTGATCGACCAGCAACGCCACCACCTGGAGGTGCGCCTGCCCGACGAACCGCTCACGCTCTTCGCGGACAGCGTGCGCCTCATGCAGGTCCTCGCCAACCTGCTGAACAACGCGGCCAAGTACACGGACCTGGGCGGGCGCATCGATCTGGAGGCGCGGCGCGTGGGGACCGAGGTCGAGATCACC
This genomic stretch from Massilia putida harbors:
- a CDS encoding hybrid sensor histidine kinase/response regulator is translated as METQSLPAASCLDDVFITAELERRPRRTPDHAAENRAMVALARQLAADPHGVPQKLAELVLELCDADSAGISLLEEYDGRRIFRWQAAAGLFADHLGGTIAFERSPCGVVVNRNQTMLMRYGERCFEAMAGFDPPMIETLLVPWAAEGRVLGTVWVISHREEHRFDAEDARVLRNLADFAAAAYQAIVTLEEASEVRRELMQAAEERTRVLAGHNRMLEHEIAQRRQAEEALRASEQRYCDLIGAIPAGVVACDAAGAVVFHNACADRLCGGPPGETPACWGHEACAANGHRLANFTAPLHEVLAGGQPVVDRELAIERPDGSRIDVLLNITPLRDHAGRVAGAVNIVQDITARKRIENDLRVSEQRFRTLANTVPVLIWQNDEQGRCMFVNRYYLDFTGKAFEDVMGVRWHELVHPDDAPAYIADYLDAVRMRRPWRNLDRLLRRDGQWRWFDNYAQPLFAPDGSYVGHVGASLDITDAVLAEQALKETDRRKDEFLAVLAHELRNPLAPISNAVHLLRHPDGRRRADRLVEMLGRQVRQMIKLVDDLLEISRITRDKIELHRQPLLLADVVHGAVETSRPLIDQQRHHLEVRLPDEPLTLFADSVRLMQVLANLLNNAAKYTDLGGRIDLEARRVGTEVEITVRDNGIGIPPGHLPEVFDMFTQAHRAAGRGQGGLGIGLAMVRSLVQMHGGTVEARSAGAGLGSEFIVRLPLADAHDADADAAAAGHASPLAGQRILVVDDNQDAADTLAMLLEADGAQARAVYDGPAALAALPGLRPHVVLLDLGMPEMDGFEVARRIRADPTQAGVRIVALTGWGQESDRERTRGAGFDFHLTKPVDLAMLHAWLGT